A DNA window from Phragmites australis chromosome 11, lpPhrAust1.1, whole genome shotgun sequence contains the following coding sequences:
- the LOC133885816 gene encoding TLC domain-containing protein At5g14285-like — protein MDLFASLAAEERCLYPAFLAMYAAIYCVGHAVFRRWAPRQRLDGASCLISLFHGTPAALAAAAAILAQPPAARSFAAPNTTLQGHVLDYSVAYFTMDLLHYLAFLPGDYLFIAHHLATLFVFLTCRYLVRHGAFALLVLLVLAEATSLLQNVWTLAGIWRDQSPAAARVYGVLSPPFYVLYTLVRGVAGPLFLLKMSVFYLSGQAVDVIPWWVRISWIAVVGTAIAVSNLWIWNLWKELFSERKQVVAKKAT, from the coding sequence ATGGATTTGTTTGCCTCGTTGGCCGCCGAGGAGCGGTGTCTGTACCCGGCGTTCCTCGCCATGTACGCCGCCATCTACTGCGTCGGCCACGCCGTGTTCCGGCGGTGGGCGCCGCGGCAGCGGCTGGACGGCGCCAGCTGCCTCATCTCGCTCTTCCACGGCACCCCCGCCGCActagccgccgccgcggccatcCTCGCGCAGCCCCCCGCGGCACGGAGCTTCGCTGCGCCCAATACCACCCTACAGGGCCACGTCCTCGACTACAGCGTCGCCTACTTCACCATGGACCTGCTCCACTACCTCGCCTTCCTGCCCGGGGACTACCTCTTCATCGCGCACCACCTCGCCACGCTCTTCGTCTTCCTCACCTGCCGCTACCTCGTCCGCCACGGCGCCTTCgcgctcctcgtcctcctcgtgCTCGCCGAGGCCACCAGCCTGCTGCAGAACGTCTGGACACTCGCCGGGATCTGGCGGGACCAGTCCCCCGCAGCCGCACGCGTGTACGGCGTCCTGTCGCCGCCCTTCTACGTGCTGTACACGCTCGTCAGGGGCGTCGCCGGCCCGCTCTTCTTGCTCAAGATGAGCGTTTTCTACCTGTCCGGGCAGGCCGTCGACGTCATCCCGTGGTGGGTGCGGATCTCTTGGATCGCCGTTGTCGGCACCGCCATAGCGGTGAGCAACCTGTGGATTTGGAACCTCTGGAAGGAGCTTTTCAGTGAACGGAAGCAAGTCGTGGCAAAGAAAGCCACATAG